In Oceaniferula marina, the following proteins share a genomic window:
- a CDS encoding RHS repeat domain-containing protein, whose protein sequence is MFQKLKPAIVVFPLVIAAALMFALTQQGSAESTEDIQTNPTDSVHNPGPQKCCACFEPELEMVYTGTTQNIDPRSDSEKSASESCMAMPYANGGKYKITVNVKKKSGVTGCDSAMPKVSIYKGKDKDTPMGAPVSGPSIGWSTQHELSGAEGDVFIVKVECEGASHSDSYNCPKACIKIGCGGCGDDSCNTGVCGNTATPGTPNVSDTMGTSNHGDSAGLGFTYGADQIANVGVAGLRFRGPNDGSVTVTRDAQGNLASVRTGNLVATIATVGTAEDPMAFTITKSTNLASPNQDVFRVTKFENKTIDGQLVFHVSSTYKGEVTSLYYAQPVTGTWDLVTGVSGDSPQGLRKQRTVINEVGDVRTERLTTSDIPTGDTIGDVETTYTTFPWGVRRTRQVDFSGADDLVSTWDYYEPGEVSGLNGGTHGYGRLQTYSRYDGYEETHLYDLNTHTIFKPFAGTDGGLVETHEYHPQSKTQTISKNVGGVLISKTETVDESETLTRTRRYTRPDEFLETVIERYPYGQDFGGQMKKISRPDGTVTIYEYVRDTDSKTTTTWEGVAEGDSISEGTKTQRIVNLSGELVSSITWAVGGSGAGLVLNHQVTETYDLHRPTRIGYFPQDGGGYAYSTSRHYGCCGLVNETDRYGITTHYAYDALRRVIKTNRLGVTTETQYKGLTTHTLRFPEVGSVAEVGNPSTSLQHEVSRTVRTMTGLTTTWTADADSDGDMEKTTRQVRYQVAPENIPANLMPDTPEYDAYMNRTTGASVVTTTYPDNSGSITRTWLDGRTRSTTSQGGGTTSYTYAAHSEHGGGIKTRTTLSGGSQWTDTYTDLAGRRLKTEYADGALASHTYYGKSATPAAAIGKLASSTDPDGITVNYTYNNKGERIVAQAIAGSQTRTSTSESSIVSDPDLGTAHQSVTIVNGKTVSTSLRSIDGMSSKSITLGGTSTSQQVLTGSGAWTVTSTTPDGQKSVQTYTGGRLQRSESFDNSPTPVSIAFTTYHYDALGRAYKSTDSRTGDTEVTSYTDTDAPLSVTTNGGNDTTSYAYDSMGRRIAVTLPDSSVTSTSYTDGGQVLATWGSQTYARLYQYDLQGRMVELRTYQNLPDGTEPTVATADYASTEWVYDPLRGWLSEKNYDGESSPGDGAAQQGGAQANSTADYTYTAAGRLKTRTWERGVTTTYTYDAGMLAKTDYSDSTPDVEQVYDHFGRQKIVTQIKTIVKKDDTGMPTIGEYPISKHVYAYDDATMALDTETVSYDTDDDGILNFTRVIDRKQDTFLRPIGYELKNGTGTESSVTYGFDSANRLSQITNHQSQIFTYGYVVNSYGLVHTVTGPAHTVTNTYEPKRNVLTNKENAVPSVSSVVSNFAYNVNKLGQRTNLTTSGTAFGTAPDYTWTYNARGELVEAMDASQADNNRAYLYDGIGNRKATTHGLRIDLPEDSNYIANALNQYTSIGSVLPAYDLDGNATAYPLPADTSANATLVWDAENRLTAVTRPDAEIITFSYDYLSRRISKQVNAQTKTLYLYDGWNPIADYTSQNSQPNIQNSYTWGMDLSGSMQGAGGVGGLLAVHQGASTYYPTHDGNGNVSEYLDSTGTVQAHYEYDAFGNTLETSGVKANDFAHRFSTKPLDTETGLYYYGYRYYDPVTGRWPSRDPLGERGGLNVYGFVNNDGINITDRLGLEERVSAEYKGEAYFTAYYKLYQRQPFKQKLIATGHINSDHLATLRGKLSGTYIVDDLGQGIIKKGGRRFQEVFINALGTGTVNSEVWAGIFDSQHAGVGYSISKGDIYAINSRCDMCVTGTITYLVKLTERSMALTPGGGGSFSEKGVSYSVGLSLSLSEGGSLLAQRTNEVSFKICTDGTSEVTENHGQYETYNDFSSTTLARIRASSAVLDRHMDDLNGFGATEIKLGGFEITFQ, encoded by the coding sequence ATGTTCCAGAAATTGAAACCCGCCATCGTTGTTTTCCCTCTCGTGATTGCGGCTGCTTTGATGTTCGCCCTGACACAGCAAGGCTCGGCCGAATCCACAGAGGATATCCAAACCAACCCCACGGACTCGGTCCATAACCCGGGGCCTCAAAAGTGCTGTGCTTGTTTTGAGCCGGAACTTGAAATGGTTTATACCGGTACAACGCAGAACATCGATCCTCGCAGTGATTCAGAGAAATCGGCCAGCGAGTCCTGTATGGCCATGCCATACGCAAACGGTGGAAAATATAAGATCACCGTGAACGTGAAAAAGAAGTCGGGAGTCACAGGCTGCGATAGTGCGATGCCCAAAGTCTCGATCTACAAGGGAAAGGATAAAGATACGCCGATGGGGGCTCCCGTGTCAGGGCCATCAATAGGATGGTCGACCCAGCACGAGTTGAGCGGAGCCGAAGGCGATGTTTTTATCGTAAAAGTAGAGTGCGAAGGTGCTTCTCATTCGGATAGCTACAATTGCCCAAAGGCATGTATCAAAATTGGTTGTGGAGGATGTGGAGATGATAGCTGCAATACGGGAGTTTGTGGAAATACGGCAACCCCGGGCACTCCTAATGTGTCCGATACCATGGGGACATCCAATCATGGCGACAGCGCTGGCCTTGGGTTCACTTATGGTGCTGATCAAATAGCCAATGTGGGGGTTGCAGGACTCCGCTTCCGAGGACCCAACGACGGATCAGTAACGGTTACCCGTGATGCGCAGGGGAATCTGGCATCGGTCCGGACCGGTAATCTTGTGGCGACCATTGCAACGGTAGGCACAGCCGAGGACCCAATGGCATTTACCATTACAAAAAGCACCAACCTGGCGTCTCCTAACCAGGATGTCTTTCGCGTCACGAAGTTTGAAAATAAAACCATCGATGGTCAGTTAGTCTTTCATGTTTCGTCAACCTATAAAGGCGAGGTAACCAGTTTGTATTACGCCCAGCCAGTTACAGGAACCTGGGATCTGGTGACGGGTGTTTCGGGTGATTCTCCACAAGGCCTGCGGAAGCAACGCACGGTCATCAACGAAGTCGGCGATGTGCGCACCGAGCGCTTGACGACAAGTGATATTCCAACCGGCGATACCATCGGAGATGTTGAAACGACGTATACCACCTTCCCGTGGGGTGTGCGTAGGACCCGTCAGGTTGATTTCTCCGGTGCGGATGACTTGGTTTCTACCTGGGATTACTACGAGCCGGGAGAAGTGAGCGGACTCAACGGAGGAACCCATGGCTATGGCCGACTCCAGACATACAGCCGTTATGATGGATACGAGGAAACCCACCTCTACGATTTAAATACTCACACGATCTTCAAACCTTTTGCCGGAACGGATGGTGGCTTGGTCGAAACCCACGAGTATCATCCACAAAGCAAAACACAGACGATTAGTAAAAACGTCGGAGGCGTGCTGATCTCGAAAACCGAAACCGTGGATGAGTCCGAAACCTTGACCCGGACCCGGCGCTACACCCGCCCGGATGAGTTTCTCGAAACCGTCATCGAACGTTACCCCTACGGTCAGGATTTCGGAGGCCAGATGAAAAAAATCAGTCGCCCGGATGGCACCGTTACCATCTATGAATATGTTCGCGACACCGACAGCAAAACCACGACGACGTGGGAAGGTGTTGCCGAAGGAGATTCTATCAGTGAGGGAACCAAAACCCAACGCATCGTCAACCTCTCTGGGGAGTTGGTTTCATCGATCACCTGGGCCGTAGGCGGAAGCGGAGCCGGCTTGGTGCTGAATCATCAGGTGACCGAAACATATGACTTACACCGTCCGACCCGTATCGGCTATTTCCCCCAGGATGGTGGAGGCTATGCCTACTCCACATCCCGTCATTACGGTTGCTGTGGACTGGTGAACGAAACCGACCGCTATGGGATCACCACCCATTATGCGTATGATGCACTGCGCCGTGTGATCAAAACAAACCGACTGGGAGTAACGACAGAAACTCAGTACAAGGGACTCACCACCCACACCTTGCGCTTCCCTGAGGTTGGCTCGGTTGCTGAAGTTGGCAACCCGTCAACGTCCTTGCAGCATGAGGTTTCCCGCACGGTTCGCACCATGACCGGCCTGACCACGACCTGGACGGCTGACGCCGACAGCGATGGAGATATGGAAAAGACCACACGTCAGGTTCGCTATCAGGTAGCCCCTGAGAATATTCCTGCGAATTTGATGCCTGATACTCCTGAATACGACGCTTATATGAATCGGACGACCGGAGCTTCAGTTGTCACCACCACCTATCCAGACAATAGTGGCAGTATTACCCGCACTTGGTTGGACGGACGCACCCGTTCAACCACCAGCCAGGGTGGGGGGACAACGAGCTATACCTACGCAGCCCATTCGGAACATGGTGGTGGAATCAAAACCCGCACGACGCTTTCCGGTGGAAGCCAGTGGACGGATACCTATACCGACTTGGCAGGACGCAGGTTGAAAACGGAATACGCTGACGGCGCCCTGGCGAGCCATACCTACTATGGAAAATCGGCCACTCCGGCTGCCGCGATTGGTAAACTCGCCAGCAGCACCGACCCTGATGGCATCACGGTCAACTACACCTACAATAACAAAGGGGAGCGCATCGTGGCCCAAGCTATTGCCGGAAGTCAGACTCGGACATCCACTAGTGAATCATCCATTGTGAGTGACCCTGACCTCGGAACAGCCCACCAGTCGGTGACAATCGTCAATGGCAAGACCGTCAGTACGTCCTTGCGCTCGATCGATGGTATGTCGAGCAAGTCCATCACCCTTGGTGGCACCTCCACCTCGCAGCAAGTGCTTACTGGCTCAGGGGCATGGACGGTGACTTCCACTACCCCAGACGGGCAGAAATCCGTGCAAACTTACACGGGAGGGCGTCTCCAGCGCAGTGAATCATTCGACAACAGCCCAACACCTGTAAGCATTGCCTTCACAACCTACCATTACGATGCTCTTGGCCGGGCTTACAAAAGCACCGACTCCCGGACCGGGGATACGGAAGTAACGTCCTACACCGATACCGACGCCCCTCTGTCGGTTACTACAAACGGAGGCAATGACACAACATCTTATGCGTATGATTCCATGGGGCGCCGTATCGCCGTGACCCTGCCGGACAGCAGTGTCACTTCCACATCCTACACCGATGGCGGTCAGGTGCTCGCTACTTGGGGAAGCCAAACCTACGCCCGACTCTACCAGTATGACCTACAAGGAAGAATGGTCGAACTGCGAACGTATCAAAACCTGCCCGATGGAACCGAGCCAACGGTTGCCACGGCTGATTACGCCTCAACCGAGTGGGTCTATGATCCCCTGCGAGGCTGGCTTAGCGAGAAAAATTACGACGGGGAATCCAGCCCGGGCGACGGTGCTGCGCAGCAGGGTGGAGCGCAAGCGAATTCAACCGCCGACTACACATACACTGCCGCTGGCCGCCTGAAAACCCGCACTTGGGAGCGTGGTGTCACCACAACCTACACCTACGATGCGGGGATGCTCGCAAAAACCGATTACTCGGATAGCACACCCGACGTTGAGCAGGTCTATGATCATTTTGGACGTCAGAAGATCGTCACTCAGATCAAAACCATCGTGAAGAAAGATGATACGGGTATGCCCACGATAGGTGAGTATCCGATCTCCAAACACGTTTATGCCTATGATGACGCCACAATGGCGCTCGATACCGAAACGGTTTCCTACGATACCGATGATGACGGCATTCTGAACTTCACCCGCGTCATCGACCGCAAACAAGACACGTTCCTCCGCCCTATCGGATACGAACTTAAAAATGGAACCGGCACCGAAAGCTCCGTGACCTACGGTTTTGACTCAGCCAATCGTTTGTCACAAATCACAAACCATCAATCACAAATCTTCACCTACGGATACGTGGTCAACTCCTACGGGCTTGTCCACACGGTTACCGGTCCGGCGCATACTGTCACCAACACCTACGAGCCGAAGCGTAATGTCCTGACGAACAAAGAAAATGCCGTGCCATCTGTGTCTTCCGTGGTCAGTAACTTCGCCTATAACGTGAACAAGCTGGGTCAGCGCACGAACCTGACCACCAGCGGAACGGCATTCGGTACCGCGCCGGACTACACCTGGACATACAACGCCCGGGGAGAGTTGGTGGAAGCCATGGATGCCTCACAGGCTGACAACAACAGGGCCTACCTGTATGATGGCATAGGCAACCGAAAGGCAACAACTCACGGCTTACGTATTGACTTGCCAGAAGATTCTAACTACATTGCCAATGCTTTGAATCAGTATACCTCCATCGGCAGTGTTCTTCCTGCCTATGATTTGGATGGCAATGCCACCGCCTATCCGCTCCCCGCGGATACAAGCGCAAATGCCACCCTCGTCTGGGACGCTGAAAACCGCCTGACTGCAGTCACTCGACCCGATGCCGAGATCATTACCTTCAGTTACGATTACCTCTCCCGTCGCATCAGTAAGCAGGTCAATGCCCAGACGAAAACCCTCTACCTCTACGATGGCTGGAACCCGATCGCTGACTACACAAGTCAAAACTCACAGCCCAACATTCAAAACTCCTACACTTGGGGAATGGATCTCAGTGGCAGCATGCAAGGTGCGGGTGGAGTCGGAGGCCTGCTCGCCGTGCATCAAGGAGCATCGACCTACTACCCGACGCATGATGGTAATGGCAATGTTTCCGAATACCTTGATAGCACCGGCACCGTACAAGCCCACTACGAATACGATGCCTTTGGCAACACTCTGGAGACAAGCGGAGTCAAAGCCAACGACTTCGCCCACCGCTTCAGCACCAAGCCACTGGATACCGAGACCGGACTGTATTATTACGGATACCGGTATTATGATCCAGTGACGGGAAGGTGGCCCAGCAGGGATCCCCTTGGGGAACGTGGCGGTCTAAACGTTTATGGTTTCGTCAATAACGATGGAATTAATATTACTGATAGGTTAGGGCTTGAGGAAAGAGTTTCTGCGGAGTATAAGGGAGAAGCTTATTTTACAGCTTATTATAAACTTTATCAGCGCCAGCCGTTTAAACAGAAATTGATAGCCACGGGACACATCAACTCTGATCATTTAGCAACCTTACGAGGAAAATTATCTGGAACGTACATTGTGGATGATCTAGGCCAAGGTATTATTAAGAAAGGAGGAAGACGTTTTCAAGAAGTGTTTATTAATGCTCTAGGAACTGGCACAGTAAATTCTGAAGTATGGGCTGGTATATTTGATTCTCAGCACGCAGGGGTTGGTTATTCCATTTCGAAAGGCGATATTTACGCAATAAACAGTAGGTGTGACATGTGTGTAACCGGAACGATAACTTATTTAGTTAAGTTAACAGAGAGAAGTATGGCGTTAACTCCTGGAGGCGGAGGGAGCTTCTCCGAAAAGGGCGTAAGTTATTCGGTGGGGCTGTCACTCTCTTTATCAGAAGGGGGCTCGTTACTGGCACAGCGGACAAATGAGGTGAGTTTTAAAATATGCACCGATGGAACATCTGAAGTAACGGAGAATCATGGGCAATATGAGACCTATAATGATTTTAGTAGCACAACTCTTGCAAGAATTAGGGCTAGCAGTGCCGTCTTGGATCGACATATGGATGATTTGAATGGATTTGGTGCCACAGAGATAAAATTAGGTGGTTTTGAAATTACTTTTCAATAA
- a CDS encoding HEAT repeat domain-containing protein, whose product MSRPVSVFLLTSAMLGGGLSLFWHRTNKQGGESQIHVNEPFVDASSSARIEEPRKNRLQVLTSGVSGEALTRALEIADTIAREHTAFSDAEASHLLDFVSGSKPSGLTRSDWQHLVNSLFNALRTRPAAPARERLSLVFANMAEKDADPVMRLYALQHISFWLPHEQHPARKQQLADLLLRMSQAGDQAGCATMVMSDLQRAGSLPQNQETNTMIDQAALRLASDPDAVTTARVSAIHTLADRGQTESLPELRSIAMARHEHIVLRKAAIFAIGRLGNLSDDRDRLKRLASEHRRLAQAAEPAIQSLVSRK is encoded by the coding sequence TTGTCTCGTCCAGTTTCTGTTTTTCTCCTGACCTCCGCGATGCTGGGGGGAGGCCTCAGCCTGTTCTGGCATCGAACGAACAAGCAAGGTGGGGAATCTCAAATTCATGTAAATGAGCCGTTTGTTGATGCCTCTTCATCCGCACGAATAGAGGAGCCCAGGAAAAACCGCCTGCAGGTTTTAACTTCCGGTGTGAGTGGTGAGGCGCTCACTCGTGCTTTGGAGATTGCCGATACAATCGCCCGTGAGCATACAGCATTTTCAGATGCCGAGGCATCCCATCTGTTGGATTTTGTGAGCGGATCAAAACCGTCTGGTCTTACGCGCAGTGATTGGCAGCATCTGGTGAACTCTTTGTTCAACGCCTTGCGAACCCGTCCCGCAGCGCCAGCACGCGAACGCCTTTCACTGGTTTTTGCGAATATGGCTGAGAAGGATGCCGACCCGGTGATGCGTCTTTACGCTCTGCAGCATATTTCGTTCTGGCTGCCTCATGAGCAACACCCGGCTCGTAAACAACAGCTGGCCGACCTTCTGCTCCGCATGTCTCAGGCCGGTGACCAAGCGGGTTGCGCCACGATGGTGATGAGTGACCTCCAACGTGCAGGAAGCCTGCCACAGAACCAGGAAACGAATACGATGATCGATCAGGCAGCACTGCGCCTGGCCTCCGATCCAGACGCGGTAACCACCGCCCGGGTGTCGGCGATCCACACACTGGCCGACCGGGGGCAGACAGAATCCCTGCCGGAACTTCGGAGCATTGCCATGGCCCGCCACGAACACATCGTGTTACGCAAGGCTGCCATTTTTGCGATCGGCCGACTTGGAAACCTCTCCGACGACCGAGATCGTTTGAAGCGACTCGCTAGTGAACACCGCCGCTTGGCCCAAGCAGCAGAACCCGCAATCCAGTCTCTTGTTTCCCGCAAGTGA
- a CDS encoding X2-like carbohydrate binding domain-containing protein, protein MNTGKIMKSMVLTAVVGAACLSNSAMADGKIRDKRIRPASGLEITSSNPELDIALKNSINYVYDYLVVGPKQYPTTEIEPRVLQSPKAGIPAIPALWGSYHGTPHKKAHGYRELFCLRDVLHQAEGAALLSLNEENISMLHRFAYDALQPKRVSVNVRGFDPLDPWASAQKKTFWQEYWTLWSYDFYGKPHYMGAGFQELPAPLECLEKIYTMYEYTGDERWLSDEFMAFGKQIHEKFIPRYDFDGNGNVDNRGSGILPTLWEFEGASHLGPEELNFKLNEDGVTGSLTISKAYFKRIGVQDLALQVRFKNGGEDYLTVRVNNLVRSDGSKPILSRDYVFTENTEEARDIPVTFTVPAGVTLQSVKDGAAALVAGTDYLVEGNTVTLKGAYISKQQKTKSRRYKMSFGFHFSNGQSPRVVVESNDRGHAKDILAQKEVTLDWANLEDIHLKFNLAETSEQRREIYRIQNNMNRVAEAGDTLGVQYQATLSYEGMLRAKAKLVGAEQKAALLEEADVYQKKAATLLKNFREQWYNPRTKTYARAYDAYGNAIYGWGHENSFFMPMKELLEPGEKANAYLQFIHDHSEDLNEEAKTYLPEAFYNYGQVEKGWYWMQAGLDRFTSNRSHEQQIRTYPEIAFTNVSNTITYMMGYDPKLNENTIETLSMLPKSIGFVEVKNIPLGQSIMSTEDYQRDIEKMVNLRHDGQYQSSFTNSEKSKGAITWRAEFLGKYASLKVNGVDKKATVTSENGVEYSYVKVDVAPGQTVVVTTGQVTEKSADDWPKKRR, encoded by the coding sequence ATGAACACGGGGAAAATCATGAAGAGTATGGTGCTCACGGCTGTTGTGGGTGCGGCTTGTCTTTCCAATTCAGCGATGGCCGACGGAAAAATCCGGGATAAACGCATCCGACCAGCAAGCGGGCTTGAAATCACATCCAGCAATCCCGAGTTGGATATCGCGCTCAAGAATTCGATCAATTACGTCTATGATTACCTGGTGGTCGGGCCGAAACAATACCCGACAACCGAAATTGAACCGCGGGTTCTTCAGTCGCCCAAGGCTGGAATTCCAGCTATTCCCGCGCTCTGGGGAAGTTACCATGGCACTCCTCACAAAAAGGCGCACGGATACCGGGAGCTCTTTTGTTTGCGCGATGTGCTGCACCAGGCGGAGGGGGCGGCACTTTTGAGCTTGAATGAAGAGAATATCAGCATGCTTCATCGTTTTGCTTATGATGCATTGCAGCCGAAGCGGGTATCGGTGAATGTGCGCGGCTTTGATCCGCTTGACCCATGGGCCAGCGCGCAAAAAAAGACCTTTTGGCAGGAATATTGGACCCTCTGGTCGTATGATTTTTACGGTAAGCCGCACTACATGGGGGCTGGCTTTCAGGAGCTTCCGGCACCTCTTGAGTGTCTGGAAAAAATCTACACCATGTATGAATACACCGGTGACGAGCGTTGGTTGTCGGATGAGTTCATGGCATTTGGAAAACAAATCCATGAGAAGTTCATCCCACGTTATGATTTCGACGGAAATGGGAACGTGGACAACCGGGGATCCGGGATTCTGCCAACGCTCTGGGAGTTCGAAGGTGCCAGCCACCTTGGCCCTGAGGAACTGAACTTTAAACTCAACGAGGATGGTGTGACGGGCAGCCTGACGATCAGCAAAGCTTACTTCAAACGTATTGGTGTTCAGGATCTCGCTCTGCAGGTTCGTTTTAAAAATGGTGGAGAAGACTACCTGACGGTGCGTGTGAATAATCTCGTTAGATCTGACGGATCCAAGCCTATCCTGAGCCGCGATTACGTGTTCACTGAAAACACCGAAGAGGCCCGGGACATTCCGGTGACATTTACGGTGCCTGCCGGCGTGACACTTCAATCAGTCAAGGACGGTGCGGCGGCACTGGTTGCTGGAACGGATTACTTGGTGGAGGGCAATACCGTGACTCTGAAGGGGGCTTACATTTCCAAACAACAAAAGACGAAGTCGAGGCGTTATAAGATGTCGTTTGGCTTTCACTTTTCGAATGGGCAGTCACCGCGGGTGGTGGTCGAATCGAACGACCGTGGCCATGCCAAAGACATATTGGCCCAAAAGGAGGTTACGTTGGATTGGGCGAATCTTGAAGATATTCATCTGAAGTTCAATTTGGCAGAAACCTCCGAGCAGCGCCGTGAGATCTATCGGATTCAAAACAACATGAACCGGGTGGCAGAAGCCGGGGACACCCTGGGGGTTCAGTACCAGGCGACACTTTCATACGAAGGCATGCTGCGGGCGAAGGCCAAGCTTGTTGGAGCAGAGCAAAAAGCCGCTCTTCTTGAAGAAGCCGATGTTTACCAAAAGAAGGCTGCGACGCTTCTGAAGAATTTCCGGGAGCAATGGTATAACCCAAGGACAAAAACCTATGCTCGTGCGTACGACGCCTATGGCAACGCGATTTATGGTTGGGGGCATGAAAATAGCTTTTTTATGCCGATGAAAGAACTTCTTGAGCCGGGTGAGAAAGCCAATGCTTACCTGCAGTTTATCCATGACCATTCGGAAGATCTGAACGAGGAAGCAAAAACCTATCTTCCCGAGGCGTTTTACAATTACGGGCAAGTGGAAAAAGGCTGGTATTGGATGCAAGCGGGCTTGGACCGTTTCACATCTAACCGCTCTCATGAGCAACAGATCCGGACTTACCCTGAAATCGCCTTCACCAATGTTTCCAACACAATCACGTACATGATGGGATACGATCCCAAGTTGAATGAAAACACGATCGAAACACTCTCCATGTTGCCAAAATCGATTGGCTTCGTGGAGGTGAAGAACATCCCGCTTGGCCAGAGTATCATGAGCACGGAGGACTATCAGCGTGACATTGAGAAAATGGTGAACCTCAGGCACGACGGTCAGTATCAATCCAGCTTCACGAATAGCGAAAAGTCGAAGGGGGCCATCACTTGGAGAGCCGAGTTTCTCGGCAAGTATGCATCACTCAAGGTGAATGGAGTCGACAAAAAAGCCACTGTGACCAGCGAAAATGGTGTGGAGTATTCCTACGTCAAGGTGGATGTTGCTCCCGGCCAGACTGTTGTTGTGACCACCGGGCAAGTGACCGAAAAATCAGCTGACGACTGGCCGAAGAAAAGGCGATAG